Proteins encoded by one window of Kribbella italica:
- a CDS encoding phosphotransferase: MLEWAAAAVGRGARIVGVRALHDGQGPWLLRVDERGRLTEAVLRAPTPRIGPGMVATGAAALEVAERFGLPAPRLLGVDLLGEMSGVPATLESGLRGSSRWAAPPGIERLRAAGAVLARVHAISIAPRDALPVRLRPIAVDDFAADRRTGSMPTTTLLQAADEAVAAYGLPAGEQVFLHGDVWPGNLLWAGDEIAALIDWKTAGVGARGVDFSELRKQAAISFGPDAPAEVLQGYEQATATKAEHVAYWDAVAALNTPTELYDATATIRRDAFLRAALSSLREEGLA; this comes from the coding sequence ATGCTGGAGTGGGCAGCTGCGGCGGTTGGTCGTGGCGCGAGGATCGTCGGGGTTCGTGCCCTGCACGACGGGCAGGGGCCGTGGCTGCTGCGGGTTGACGAACGTGGGCGGCTGACGGAGGCCGTGTTGCGGGCACCGACCCCGCGGATCGGCCCGGGGATGGTGGCTACCGGAGCCGCCGCGCTCGAGGTGGCCGAGCGGTTTGGGCTGCCGGCTCCGCGGTTGCTTGGTGTTGACCTGCTGGGGGAGATGTCAGGTGTGCCCGCGACGCTCGAGTCCGGTCTGCGGGGGAGCAGTCGGTGGGCGGCGCCTCCGGGGATCGAGCGGTTGCGCGCCGCCGGCGCCGTACTTGCTCGTGTTCACGCGATCTCGATTGCGCCGCGCGACGCCTTGCCCGTCCGCCTGCGGCCGATCGCGGTGGACGACTTCGCGGCGGATCGCCGTACGGGGAGCATGCCGACGACAACGCTCCTCCAAGCCGCCGACGAGGCGGTCGCGGCGTACGGTCTGCCGGCCGGCGAGCAGGTCTTTCTGCACGGTGACGTTTGGCCGGGCAACCTCCTGTGGGCCGGCGACGAGATCGCGGCGCTCATCGACTGGAAGACCGCCGGCGTCGGCGCCCGCGGCGTCGACTTCTCCGAGCTTCGCAAACAGGCCGCCATCTCCTTCGGACCCGACGCACCCGCCGAAGTGCTCCAGGGCTACGAACAAGCGACTGCCACCAAGGCCGAGCACGTCGCCTACTGGGACGCTGTCGCTGCCCTCAACACTCCCACCGAGCTGTACGACGCGACAGCAACCATCCGGCGTGATGCCTTTCTCCGCGCGGCCCTCTCCTCCCTGAGGGAGGAGGGCCTGGCTTAG
- the hemB gene encoding porphobilinogen synthase, whose translation MTGFPGVRPRRLRSSAAVRRLVSDTTIEPRQLILPMFVREDAREPIAISSMPGVYQHTRDTARKAVAEAVQLGLGGVMLYGVPSSKDEVGSGSLDPNGILNVAIRDAVSEAGDDLLVMSDLCLDEFTTHGHCGVLDSAGRVDNDATLAIYAEMGVAQAAAGAHVVGPSGMMDGQVGVVRSALDAAGYVDTVILAYAVKYASAFYGPFREAVGSSLQGDRKTYQQDPGNDARDALREVDLDIAEGADIVMVKPALAYLDIIRQVRDHVKVPVAAYNISGEYAMVEAAAANGWIDRERSILETLNSIRRAGADTILTYWASEAAELLSRR comes from the coding sequence GTGACTGGTTTCCCGGGTGTTCGTCCGCGGCGGCTGCGGTCGTCGGCGGCGGTCCGTCGGTTGGTGTCGGACACCACTATCGAGCCGCGGCAGCTGATCCTGCCGATGTTCGTCCGGGAGGACGCACGGGAGCCGATCGCGATCAGCTCGATGCCGGGCGTCTACCAGCACACCCGCGACACCGCGCGGAAGGCCGTCGCCGAGGCCGTGCAGCTGGGGCTCGGCGGGGTGATGCTGTACGGCGTACCGTCCTCGAAGGACGAGGTCGGATCCGGTTCGCTGGACCCGAACGGCATCCTGAACGTGGCGATCCGGGACGCGGTGTCCGAGGCCGGCGACGACCTGCTGGTGATGTCGGACCTGTGCCTGGACGAGTTCACCACGCACGGGCACTGCGGCGTCCTGGACTCCGCCGGTCGCGTCGACAACGACGCGACCCTGGCGATCTACGCCGAGATGGGCGTCGCCCAGGCCGCCGCCGGCGCGCACGTCGTCGGCCCGTCCGGGATGATGGACGGTCAGGTCGGGGTGGTCCGCTCCGCCCTCGACGCCGCGGGATATGTGGACACGGTGATCCTGGCGTACGCGGTGAAGTACGCGTCCGCCTTCTACGGCCCGTTCCGCGAGGCCGTCGGCTCGTCCCTGCAGGGCGACCGCAAGACCTACCAGCAGGACCCCGGCAACGACGCCCGCGACGCGCTCCGCGAGGTCGACCTCGACATCGCCGAAGGCGCCGACATCGTGATGGTGAAGCCCGCGCTCGCGTACCTCGACATCATCCGCCAGGTCCGCGACCACGTGAAGGTGCCGGTCGCGGCGTACAACATCTCCGGCGAGTACGCGATGGTCGAGGCCGCCGCCGCGAACGGCTGGATCGACCGCGAGCGTTCGATCCTGGAAACCCTCAACAGCATCCGCCGAGCGGGTGCCGACACGATCCTGACGTACTGGGCCTCCGAGGCCGCCGAGCTGCTGTCTCGCCGCTAA
- a CDS encoding uroporphyrinogen-III synthase — protein MTPARGTTTEKTSKTRAKATADVSSAKTAAATQTPQKVPAKAAATSSTAKQARPLGHVTFVGVGPGDPALLTIAGRDVLANADAVVVEGPEHDAFLGYCRAGVEVIDGSGAEGSRALRVAARARLVVKTAKSAANVVRLLTGDPFTFSSGAEEAAACRKAGISFNVVPGVSEVSAVPAYAGIPLTVKSEREVTVLDLAEAKLDFSRLHPKQTLVLLNAVDVLKDVATALVESGFDAGTPVCATVGGTTTAQTSVVGTLGTIVADLRAAKVVGEAVIVVGSVVEQREALSWFETKPLFGWRILVPRTKDQAGPLMDRLRRYGAMPEEVPTISVEPPRNPQQMDKAIRGLVEGRYEWVAFTSVNAVKAVREKFDEYGLDARAFSGLKIAAVGEKTAEAIAAWGIRPDLLPSGEQSAAGLVEDWPPFDEVLDPINRVFLPRADIATETLVAGLTDLGWEVDDVTAYRTVRAAPPPAPTREAIKSGKFDAVVFTSSSTVRNLVGIAGKPHASTVIAVIGPATLKTAEEHGLRVDAMAEAPSAEELADALARFGADRRDTMVEAGEPVTRPSERRSGSRRKS, from the coding sequence ATGACACCGGCACGGGGCACGACGACGGAAAAGACGAGCAAGACAAGGGCGAAGGCGACGGCAGACGTGAGCAGCGCGAAGACAGCAGCGGCCACCCAGACTCCGCAGAAGGTGCCGGCGAAGGCCGCGGCGACAAGCAGCACGGCCAAGCAGGCCAGACCGCTCGGGCACGTCACCTTCGTCGGGGTCGGTCCGGGTGATCCAGCGCTGCTGACGATCGCCGGGCGCGACGTCCTGGCGAACGCCGACGCCGTGGTGGTCGAGGGTCCCGAGCACGACGCCTTCCTCGGCTACTGCCGGGCCGGTGTCGAGGTGATCGACGGCTCCGGCGCCGAGGGCAGCCGCGCGTTGCGCGTCGCCGCCCGCGCGCGGCTGGTGGTGAAGACCGCCAAGAGCGCGGCGAACGTCGTCCGCCTGCTGACCGGCGACCCGTTCACCTTCTCCAGCGGTGCCGAGGAGGCGGCCGCGTGCCGCAAGGCGGGGATCAGCTTCAACGTCGTACCGGGTGTGAGTGAGGTCAGCGCCGTACCGGCGTACGCGGGCATCCCGCTGACCGTGAAGAGCGAGCGGGAGGTCACGGTCCTCGACCTGGCCGAGGCCAAGCTCGACTTCAGCCGGCTGCACCCGAAGCAGACGCTCGTCCTGCTGAACGCCGTCGACGTGCTGAAGGACGTCGCCACCGCGCTGGTCGAGTCCGGCTTCGACGCCGGTACGCCGGTCTGCGCGACCGTCGGCGGCACCACGACCGCCCAGACCAGCGTGGTCGGCACGCTCGGCACGATCGTGGCCGACCTGCGGGCCGCCAAGGTCGTCGGCGAGGCCGTGATCGTGGTCGGCTCCGTGGTCGAGCAGCGCGAGGCGCTCAGCTGGTTCGAGACCAAGCCGCTGTTCGGCTGGCGGATCCTGGTGCCGCGCACCAAGGACCAAGCCGGTCCGCTGATGGACCGCCTGCGCCGCTACGGCGCGATGCCGGAGGAGGTCCCGACCATCTCGGTCGAGCCGCCGCGCAACCCGCAGCAGATGGATAAGGCGATTCGCGGCCTGGTCGAGGGCCGGTACGAGTGGGTCGCCTTCACCTCGGTCAACGCGGTCAAGGCCGTGCGCGAGAAGTTCGACGAGTACGGGCTGGACGCGCGGGCGTTCTCCGGGCTGAAGATCGCCGCGGTCGGCGAGAAGACCGCCGAGGCGATCGCCGCCTGGGGCATCCGCCCCGACCTGCTGCCGTCGGGCGAGCAGTCGGCCGCCGGGCTGGTCGAGGACTGGCCGCCGTTCGACGAGGTGCTCGACCCGATCAACCGGGTCTTCCTGCCGCGCGCGGACATCGCGACCGAGACGCTGGTGGCCGGCCTGACCGATCTCGGCTGGGAGGTCGACGACGTCACGGCGTACCGGACCGTCCGGGCCGCCCCGCCGCCCGCGCCGACCCGCGAGGCGATCAAGTCGGGCAAGTTCGACGCGGTCGTGTTCACCTCGTCCTCGACCGTGCGGAACCTGGTCGGCATCGCCGGCAAGCCGCACGCGTCGACGGTGATCGCGGTGATCGGCCCGGCGACCCTGAAGACCGCCGAGGAGCACGGCCTGCGCGTCGACGCGATGGCCGAGGCGCCGTCCGCCGAGGAACTGGCCGACGCACTGGCCCGGTTCGGTGCGGACCGGCGTGACACCATGGTCGAGGCGGGGGAGCCCGTCACCCGTCCGTCCGAGCGTCGCTCGGGCTCGCGCAGGAAGAGCTAG
- the hemC gene encoding hydroxymethylbilane synthase, with translation MIKLGTRRSALATVQATYIADALRSLGHEVELVPIVTTGDVNRAPVEQIGGTGIFVSALRDALVAGEIDIAVHSLKDLPTAPIEGLTLGAIPVREDPRDVLVARDGLTLGELQTGALVGTGSARRQAQLEALGLGLELTGIRGNVDTRISMVADGKLDAVVLARAGLARLGRLDEITETLDPIQVLPCPGQGALGIECRSDDTAVLAALAPLEDPATRVAVTAERQLLATLEAGCTAPVGALAEVVEGEDGPELWLRGALGEDGGGVRRLSANGSVDDPAAVGRALAHELLEQT, from the coding sequence ATGATCAAGCTCGGCACCCGCCGGTCGGCTCTCGCGACCGTCCAGGCCACCTACATCGCCGACGCGCTGCGGAGCCTCGGGCACGAGGTCGAGCTGGTCCCGATCGTCACCACCGGCGACGTGAACCGGGCGCCGGTGGAGCAGATCGGCGGCACCGGCATCTTCGTCAGCGCGCTGCGCGACGCCCTGGTGGCCGGCGAGATCGACATCGCGGTGCACTCGCTGAAGGACCTGCCGACCGCGCCGATCGAGGGACTGACCCTCGGAGCGATCCCGGTCCGCGAGGACCCACGCGACGTCCTGGTCGCCCGCGACGGCCTCACCCTCGGCGAGCTGCAGACCGGCGCGCTGGTGGGCACCGGTTCGGCCCGCCGGCAGGCGCAACTGGAAGCCCTCGGCCTCGGCCTCGAGCTGACCGGGATCCGCGGCAACGTGGACACCCGGATCTCGATGGTCGCCGACGGCAAACTGGACGCGGTGGTGCTGGCGAGGGCAGGGTTGGCCCGGTTGGGCCGGCTGGACGAGATCACCGAGACCCTGGACCCGATCCAGGTGCTGCCGTGTCCCGGACAAGGTGCCCTGGGCATCGAGTGCCGCAGCGACGACACCGCCGTACTGGCTGCGCTGGCGCCGCTGGAGGATCCGGCGACCCGGGTCGCGGTGACCGCCGAGCGGCAGTTGCTGGCGACGCTCGAGGCCGGGTGCACCGCGCCGGTCGGGGCGCTCGCCGAGGTGGTCGAAGGTGAGGACGGCCCGGAGCTGTGGCTGCGGGGAGCACTCGGTGAGGACGGCGGCGGAGTCCGGCGGCTGTCCGCCAACGGATCGGTCGACGATCCAGCGGCGGTCGGGCGGGCGCTGGCGCACGAGTTGCTGGAGCAGACATGA
- a CDS encoding glutamyl-tRNA reductase produces the protein MSYLVVGISHRSGDISVLERVALDPDAATKLAISVQHSPAVSESAVLATCNRTEVYASVDRFHAGMDEVTAILSDVTGVPLLDLAEHLYVHFEEGAVAHLFQVSVGLDSMVVGESQILGQVKESLRVGQDLETIGSSLNALFQHALRTGKRARTETGIDSAGRSVVTAGLDAVGGFEGRRALIVGAGSMASLAAQTLINGGAASVTIANRNHDRAVALTERIGGTAIPLAGVPDALAEADLVVSCTGARGAVLTEEMIRTATDGRPFGVLDVALPRDVEPGAARIPGVTLVTLADLAGTAGGSEHDIDEVRRIVGEETGAFEATRRAASVAPTVVALRAMASELVDSELARLDRRLPGLDENQRHEVARTIRRVVDKVLHTPTVRVKELAADPGGPTYADALRELFALDPATVDAVTAPKTTTGGESA, from the coding sequence ATGAGCTATCTGGTCGTCGGGATCTCGCACCGTAGTGGGGACATCTCGGTTCTGGAGCGGGTCGCGCTGGACCCGGACGCGGCGACCAAGCTGGCGATCAGCGTCCAGCACAGTCCCGCCGTCAGCGAGTCCGCCGTGCTGGCGACCTGCAACCGCACCGAGGTCTACGCGAGCGTCGACCGCTTCCACGCCGGGATGGACGAGGTCACCGCGATCCTGTCCGACGTCACCGGCGTCCCGCTGCTCGACCTCGCCGAGCACCTGTACGTGCACTTCGAGGAAGGCGCCGTCGCGCACCTGTTCCAGGTGTCGGTCGGGCTGGACTCGATGGTCGTCGGCGAGAGCCAGATCCTCGGCCAGGTGAAGGAGTCGCTGCGCGTCGGCCAGGACCTGGAGACGATCGGCAGCAGCCTGAACGCCCTGTTCCAGCACGCGCTGCGGACCGGCAAGCGGGCTCGCACCGAGACCGGGATCGACTCGGCCGGCCGCTCGGTGGTCACCGCCGGGCTGGACGCCGTCGGCGGCTTCGAGGGCCGCCGCGCGCTGATCGTCGGCGCCGGCTCGATGGCTTCGCTGGCCGCCCAGACCCTGATCAACGGCGGCGCCGCGAGCGTCACGATCGCGAACCGCAACCACGACCGCGCCGTCGCCCTGACCGAACGGATCGGCGGTACGGCGATCCCGCTGGCCGGCGTACCGGACGCTCTGGCCGAGGCCGACCTGGTCGTCAGCTGCACCGGCGCCCGCGGCGCCGTGCTGACCGAGGAAATGATCCGCACCGCCACCGACGGGCGCCCGTTCGGCGTACTGGACGTGGCGCTGCCGCGCGACGTCGAGCCGGGCGCCGCCCGGATCCCCGGCGTCACGCTGGTCACCCTGGCCGACCTGGCCGGTACGGCGGGCGGCAGCGAGCACGACATCGACGAGGTCCGCCGGATCGTCGGCGAGGAGACCGGCGCCTTCGAGGCGACCCGGCGGGCGGCCTCGGTCGCGCCGACCGTCGTCGCGCTGCGCGCGATGGCCTCCGAGCTCGTCGACTCCGAGCTGGCCCGCCTCGACCGCCGCCTGCCCGGCCTGGACGAGAACCAGCGCCACGAGGTCGCCCGGACCATCCGGCGCGTCGTCGACAAGGTGCTGCACACCCCCACCGTCCGCGTGAAGGAACTGGCCGCCGACCCGGGCGGCCCGACGTACGCCGACGCGCTGCGCGAGCTGTTCGCGCTCGACCCGGCGACCGTCGACGCGGTCACCGCCCCCAAGACCACCACCGGAGGTGAGTCCGCATGA
- a CDS encoding redox-sensing transcriptional repressor Rex, which yields MTPARSRRPGAPTRTERGIPEATVARLPVYLRALTALSDSGIATASSEDLATAAGVNSAKLRKDLSYLGSYGTRGVGYDVEYLRYQIAREIGVTQDWAVVIVGIGNLGHALANYSGFGTRGFRIVALLDAAPELVGERIGDMVVRDFAELEEIVAADRVSIGVITTPAGPAQEVCDRLVAAGVTSILNFAPVVLSVPDGVDIRKVDLSIELQILAYHEQRKSGEAALPEVPELPAINGLPDLPSVGGGVGA from the coding sequence GTGACGCCTGCCCGCAGCCGTCGCCCCGGCGCGCCGACGCGAACCGAACGCGGCATTCCCGAGGCCACTGTCGCGCGCTTGCCGGTGTACCTGCGGGCCCTGACCGCGCTGTCGGACAGTGGCATCGCCACCGCGTCGAGCGAGGACCTCGCGACCGCGGCCGGGGTCAACTCGGCCAAGCTCCGCAAGGACCTGTCGTACCTCGGCTCGTACGGCACCCGCGGGGTCGGGTACGACGTGGAGTACCTGCGCTACCAGATCGCCCGTGAGATCGGCGTCACCCAGGACTGGGCGGTCGTCATCGTCGGGATCGGAAACCTGGGCCACGCGCTGGCCAACTACTCCGGCTTCGGCACCCGCGGCTTCCGGATCGTCGCCCTGCTGGACGCGGCGCCCGAGCTCGTCGGTGAGCGGATCGGCGACATGGTCGTGCGCGACTTCGCCGAGCTGGAGGAGATCGTCGCCGCCGACCGGGTCTCGATCGGTGTCATCACGACTCCCGCCGGTCCGGCCCAGGAGGTCTGCGACCGGCTGGTCGCGGCCGGGGTGACCAGCATCCTGAACTTCGCGCCGGTGGTGCTGTCCGTGCCCGACGGCGTCGACATCCGCAAGGTGGACCTCTCGATCGAGTTGCAGATCCTGGCGTACCACGAACAACGAAAGTCCGGAGAGGCGGCGCTCCCCGAGGTGCCCGAACTACCAGCGATCAACGGCCTGCCCGATCTGCCGAGCGTCGGCGGGGGTGTCGGCGCATGA
- a CDS encoding glutaredoxin family protein, translated as MSEPRVTLYGKPGCHLCEDAQAIVAAVCAELGVGWTEIDITTDPELFREYGEQIPVTLVDGRQHDFWRVDPVRLKRALTTV; from the coding sequence GTGAGCGAGCCGCGCGTCACCCTGTACGGCAAACCGGGCTGCCACCTCTGCGAGGACGCCCAGGCGATCGTGGCCGCGGTCTGCGCCGAGCTGGGCGTCGGCTGGACCGAGATCGACATCACGACCGACCCCGAGCTGTTCCGCGAGTACGGCGAACAGATCCCGGTCACCCTCGTCGACGGCCGCCAGCACGACTTCTGGCGGGTGGACCCGGTCAGGCTGAAGAGGGCCTTGACAACGGTGTGA
- a CDS encoding AMP-binding protein, with protein sequence MNFNFADVLRDTARRHGERLALVDGDRRLTWSELDEAVERAAQGYAGAGLVPGYRVVLLMANSIDFVTSYLGCLRAGLVAVPLNTGLTKPEIGNVVKHSGARLVVADGDLADKAEGVKVVRAGELDGHAPLSPQTDPESLAVLLYTSGTSGDPRAAMLTHRALAANVENLAGLGEDRMGPEDLVLGVLPMFHAFGLNAVLGWAVATGAALVVDRRFDSTGTLDLISSYAVTRLPLAPPALHALLARDDLRERLASVKVVLTGASSLDRALADRFEQATGLFVHQGYGLTEASPGVTTTLGEEEPKPGSVGRPLPGVDLRIADEQGEDVEGDDPGEILIRGKNLFSGYWPDGVDGPDGDGWYRTGDVGFLDTDGDLYLVDRLRELVIVSGFNVFPSEVEEVLVGAPGVREAAVIGVPSDETGEAVKAFVVPATGAKIDVADLLEYAGQRLARFKCPVEVEVVDHLPHSVTGKVAKGRLRETDR encoded by the coding sequence GTGAACTTCAACTTCGCGGATGTTCTTCGTGACACAGCGCGACGTCATGGGGAGCGTCTCGCGCTGGTCGACGGTGACCGGCGACTGACCTGGAGCGAGCTCGACGAGGCCGTCGAGCGAGCTGCCCAGGGGTACGCCGGTGCCGGCCTCGTGCCCGGGTACCGGGTGGTCCTGCTGATGGCCAACAGCATCGACTTTGTCACGTCCTACTTGGGATGTCTGCGCGCCGGCCTTGTCGCCGTACCGCTGAACACGGGCCTCACCAAGCCCGAGATCGGCAACGTCGTGAAGCACTCCGGCGCGCGGCTGGTGGTGGCCGACGGCGATCTCGCGGACAAGGCCGAGGGCGTGAAGGTGGTCCGGGCCGGCGAGCTCGACGGTCACGCTCCGCTGTCACCGCAGACCGACCCGGAGAGCCTCGCGGTCCTGCTCTACACGTCCGGCACGAGCGGCGACCCGCGTGCCGCGATGCTGACCCACCGCGCGCTGGCCGCGAACGTCGAGAACCTGGCCGGTCTCGGCGAGGACCGGATGGGCCCCGAGGACCTCGTGCTCGGCGTGCTCCCGATGTTCCACGCCTTCGGCCTGAACGCGGTCCTCGGCTGGGCGGTCGCGACCGGCGCCGCGCTCGTCGTCGACCGCCGGTTCGACTCGACCGGCACGCTCGACCTGATCAGCTCGTACGCCGTGACGCGGCTCCCGCTGGCGCCGCCGGCCCTGCACGCGCTGCTGGCCCGCGACGACCTCCGGGAGCGGCTCGCTTCGGTCAAGGTCGTGCTGACCGGCGCGTCCAGCCTCGACCGCGCGCTGGCCGACCGCTTCGAGCAGGCGACCGGCCTGTTCGTCCACCAGGGCTACGGCCTGACCGAGGCCTCCCCGGGTGTCACCACGACGCTCGGCGAGGAGGAGCCGAAGCCGGGCTCCGTCGGCCGCCCGCTGCCGGGCGTGGACCTGCGGATCGCCGACGAGCAGGGCGAGGACGTCGAGGGCGACGACCCGGGCGAGATCCTGATCCGCGGCAAGAACCTGTTCTCCGGCTACTGGCCCGACGGGGTCGACGGCCCGGACGGCGACGGCTGGTACCGCACCGGCGACGTCGGCTTCCTGGACACCGACGGCGATCTCTACCTGGTCGACCGGCTCCGCGAGCTCGTCATCGTCAGCGGCTTCAACGTGTTCCCGAGCGAGGTCGAGGAGGTCCTGGTCGGCGCTCCCGGGGTCCGCGAGGCCGCCGTGATCGGCGTCCCGTCCGACGAGACCGGCGAGGCGGTCAAGGCGTTCGTCGTACCGGCCACCGGCGCGAAGATCGACGTCGCCGACCTGCTCGAGTACGCCGGGCAGCGGCTGGCCCGCTTCAAGTGCCCGGTCGAGGTCGAGGTGGTCGACCACCTGCCGCACTCGGTCACCGGCAAGGTCGCGAAGGGCCGCCTGCGGGAGACGGACCGGTGA
- a CDS encoding HAD-IB family hydrolase gives MTRDLRARSVLAGEASAAAAELEAALATPSVSHAAAFFDVDNTLLQGASVIFDELMADRIWPGTKALAQQHLDAGERVWLVTAAPVEVARVLARRLGLTGALGTVAAHRDGVYTGVLVGDILHGPAKAEAVRALARHEELDLTACSAYSDSVNDLPMLEMVGNPWAINPDSRLLRHARTAGWPVRDYRTGRRATRLLLLTAGASGVTLGAVSAAVAIQRCLSRGCGSRRRVS, from the coding sequence GTGACTCGGGACCTACGCGCCAGGTCCGTGCTGGCCGGTGAGGCGAGCGCGGCGGCGGCTGAGCTGGAAGCGGCGCTGGCGACTCCCTCGGTGAGCCACGCCGCCGCGTTCTTCGACGTCGACAACACCCTGCTGCAGGGCGCCTCGGTGATCTTCGACGAGCTGATGGCCGACAGGATCTGGCCGGGCACGAAGGCGCTCGCGCAGCAGCACCTGGACGCCGGCGAACGGGTCTGGCTGGTCACCGCCGCACCCGTCGAGGTGGCCCGCGTCCTGGCCCGGCGGCTCGGCCTGACCGGCGCGCTGGGAACGGTTGCCGCCCACCGTGACGGGGTCTATACAGGTGTACTTGTGGGCGATATTCTGCACGGCCCGGCCAAGGCGGAAGCCGTCCGGGCGCTGGCGAGGCACGAGGAGCTGGACCTGACCGCGTGCTCGGCGTACTCGGACTCGGTGAACGACTTGCCGATGCTGGAAATGGTGGGGAATCCGTGGGCGATCAACCCTGACAGCAGGCTGCTGCGGCATGCCCGGACGGCCGGCTGGCCGGTCCGGGACTACCGGACCGGACGGAGGGCGACGCGCCTTCTCCTGTTGACAGCGGGTGCTTCAGGCGTAACGCTCGGTGCTGTCTCAGCCGCTGTGGCCATCCAACGATGTCTCAGTCGGGGATGTGGAAGTCGTAGACGTGTCAGTTGA
- a CDS encoding sigma-70 family RNA polymerase sigma factor — protein sequence MTTPEPSPDGMRRAELVDRAQAGDVGAFGELYDEYSLTVYRYIYARVSSSALAEDLTSETFVRALRALDSFRWQGRDFGAWLVTIARNLITDHYKSGRVRLEVVTDEIETHDRQTEGPEVDVLAAATAEVLRDAVAALPDEQRDCLTMRFFAGLSIAETAKALEKSEGAVKQLQLRAVRHLAKVIPKDLR from the coding sequence TTGACGACGCCGGAGCCGAGCCCGGACGGGATGAGACGTGCGGAGCTCGTCGATCGCGCCCAGGCTGGAGACGTCGGTGCATTCGGTGAGCTGTACGACGAGTACTCGCTCACCGTCTATCGCTACATCTACGCGCGGGTGTCGTCCTCGGCCCTGGCCGAGGACCTGACCAGTGAGACGTTCGTCCGGGCGCTGCGCGCGCTGGACTCGTTCCGCTGGCAGGGCCGGGACTTCGGTGCCTGGCTGGTCACGATCGCCCGCAACCTGATCACCGACCACTACAAGTCGGGCCGGGTCCGGCTCGAGGTGGTCACCGACGAGATCGAGACGCACGACCGGCAGACCGAGGGGCCGGAGGTCGACGTACTGGCCGCCGCGACCGCCGAGGTGCTCCGGGACGCCGTCGCGGCCTTGCCGGACGAGCAGCGCGACTGCCTGACCATGCGATTCTTCGCCGGTCTGTCGATCGCCGAAACGGCCAAAGCGCTGGAGAAGTCCGAAGGCGCGGTCAAGCAACTGCAGTTGAGGGCCGTCAGGCACTTGGCGAAGGTAATCCCCAAGGACTTGAGGTGA
- a CDS encoding DUF5667 domain-containing protein, protein MLEAVELAGRLRTAGAVAPRPEFSAELRHRLLEQAAARAATTPTVVHSSPDSEEDLPPREDDEASVIPIRHRPGRRIRLVASTAALVLLGGGIGSAAAAQQAMPGDTLYGMKRSIENVSTNVSVGDDSRGRRDLEHAMTRLSEVDALVSNGGDTASINSTLGLFSDQARKGVSRLVASYQQDDDPSSIQAITTFITSARQAMGELAPKLPTDSLKSAVEAVTTIDELTRHTTLACPKCDQPKPAKNVVQPTTEQQPNGKPGDPEDPVKSSPTTVPSAKPSARPSTAPTSEVPDTTKVEERNTTQPTKLLTPPGNQPTGTPTTTPSGTPLPSLPTPGTPSWPWPFPTLSLPLPTINLPGVIQTLLPPWK, encoded by the coding sequence TTGCTGGAAGCTGTGGAACTGGCCGGGCGGCTGAGGACCGCCGGGGCAGTGGCACCGCGACCGGAGTTCAGCGCCGAACTGAGGCACCGTCTGCTGGAGCAGGCGGCCGCCCGGGCGGCAACGACTCCGACCGTGGTGCACAGCTCGCCGGACAGCGAGGAGGACTTGCCGCCCCGCGAGGACGACGAGGCGTCCGTGATACCGATCCGTCATCGTCCCGGCCGGAGGATCCGGCTGGTGGCGAGCACCGCCGCACTTGTCCTGCTCGGAGGTGGCATCGGTTCCGCTGCCGCCGCCCAGCAGGCGATGCCCGGCGACACGCTGTACGGGATGAAGCGCAGCATCGAGAACGTCTCCACCAACGTCAGCGTGGGGGACGACTCCCGCGGCCGGCGTGATCTCGAGCACGCGATGACCAGACTGTCCGAGGTGGACGCGCTGGTGTCGAACGGTGGCGACACAGCCTCCATCAACAGCACGCTCGGGCTCTTCTCGGACCAGGCCCGCAAGGGTGTGTCCAGGCTCGTCGCGTCGTACCAGCAGGACGACGACCCCAGCTCGATCCAGGCGATCACGACGTTCATCACCAGCGCCCGCCAGGCCATGGGTGAGCTCGCTCCGAAGTTGCCTACGGACTCGCTGAAGTCCGCTGTCGAGGCGGTCACGACGATCGACGAGCTGACCCGGCACACGACGCTGGCCTGCCCCAAGTGCGACCAGCCGAAGCCGGCGAAGAACGTGGTCCAGCCGACCACCGAGCAGCAGCCGAACGGCAAGCCCGGTGACCCGGAGGACCCGGTCAAGTCGAGCCCGACGACGGTGCCGTCGGCGAAGCCGAGTGCCAGGCCGAGCACGGCGCCGACGAGCGAGGTCCCCGACACCACCAAGGTGGAGGAGCGGAACACGACGCAGCCGACCAAGCTGCTGACCCCGCCCGGCAACCAGCCGACCGGGACCCCGACGACCACACCGTCGGGCACGCCTCTCCCGAGCCTGCCCACCCCCGGAACGCCGAGCTGGCCCTGGCCGTTCCCGACCCTGAGCCTGCCATTGCCGACCATCAACCTGCCCGGCGTGATCCAGACTCTGCTACCTCCCTGGAAGTAG